A genomic segment from Pseudomonas sessilinigenes encodes:
- a CDS encoding DUF3156 family protein, translated as MNLYAAIDRHAQLALKGTAQRFSAYLQPRDSNRPYCLESHGHKLAADDLSLQQQLASKLFGRIYSLSWQWHVPMELGRRSMHIRLNYRGWRQRNRQAAFVGKDCPASLLAALNRSPVLLPLCLAMELGGLEIHYRAQERRCDVLLRPNYGDFVWLLMPPLKYIRQPSQAEVDSTMLLIHELSTLLRHHLEPPCAECG; from the coding sequence ATGAACCTGTATGCCGCTATCGACCGTCATGCCCAGCTGGCTCTTAAAGGGACAGCCCAGCGCTTCAGCGCCTATCTCCAGCCTCGTGACTCGAACCGCCCCTACTGCCTGGAAAGCCACGGACACAAGCTGGCGGCAGACGACCTGAGCCTGCAACAGCAGTTGGCCAGCAAACTGTTCGGACGCATCTACAGCCTCAGTTGGCAGTGGCACGTGCCCATGGAGCTGGGCCGACGTTCCATGCACATCCGCCTGAACTACCGAGGCTGGCGCCAACGCAACCGCCAGGCCGCGTTTGTCGGCAAGGACTGTCCGGCGTCGTTGCTCGCCGCCCTCAATCGCAGTCCGGTGCTGTTGCCGCTGTGCCTGGCCATGGAACTGGGCGGGCTGGAGATTCACTACCGCGCCCAGGAGCGCCGTTGCGATGTGTTGCTGCGGCCAAACTACGGCGACTTCGTCTGGCTGCTGATGCCGCCGCTGAAGTACATCCGCCAGCCATCGCAAGCCGAAGTCGACAGCACCATGCTGCTGATCCATGAGCTCTCGACCCTGTTGCGCCACCACCTGGAACCGCCTTGCGCCGAGTGCGGCTGA